The window CATCCTATTCCCACTCATGCGTCCAGAATAGAACCGAACATTTTCGTATAAAAAAACCTCTCCGAACCAATGGGTGCCGGAGAGGTGATTGTTTCGGGAAACGTTTGATTTCCCGAACGATTCCAAAACGAAATCAATTCTCTTCCACTCTGTGCGCTTTTCTTACAAAACGCACACAAATGGAAAATCAATTAACGTTTGTTGATATTCAATTTTGGTTCTGATTCAATCACACGGATCAGTTTGGATAAATTGGATTGGAAACTAGCGGTTTGGCTTCCATTCAATTGGTAATTGATGGTTTCCTTTCGGTTGGTATAACTAATCGTGATATTTTGATTTTCCCCAATTTTAGGAAGCACTTCTTGAGTCAGTGCCGAAGTGACAACGATGGTATCCGAATAATCGGTGTTTGTCTTTTTTAAGTTGTACCATGTATCCCCTAATTTCAAAGAAACTCCGATTGGAATGTCCACATCAAACGTTCCGATTTCATAGAGTAAAAAATAAGTCACAGCTCCAGTGCCATTATCACGTTCTGCTTTGAAATACACACAAGGTCGTTTTCCTGAGAAAACCCATAGGTATTTTTGCATACAGATGTCTTTAGAAATAGCCGTTTGTTGCTCTAAAGTTGGTTCCGGGGTCACCACAAAGGCCTTACTCCCTGAACAGGAAATGAGGACCAAAAAAAGGAGGGAAATGGAGGAAATTCGGGTCAATGAGAAGATTCTTTCCATGATAAGCCCAACCTTTTTCGAGATGCAAGGTTTGGCAAAGGAAAAAATCCTGTTCCTATGGTATCTTATCCCAAAGGAAAAATAAAAGTCCTACTCCTGGAAAACATCCACAAGGATGCATATGAACTTTTCCACCGAGATGGTTTTGATGTGACTCTCGTCAAAGATGCGATGGAAGAAGCGGAACTCATCGAAAAAATCGCAGATGTTCATGTCCTCGGCATCCGCAGCAAAACAAATGTCACAAAGAAAGCGTTAGACAATGCAAAAAAATTAATGACGATCGGCTGTTTTTGTATTGGAACGAACCAAGTCGAATTGGAAGAAGCAGAAAAAAAAGCAGTTCCCGTTTTTAATGCTCCCTATAGCAACACTCGGTCAGTCGCAGAACTTGTGATAGCTGAGATCATCATGCTCGCAAGGAAAGCATCTGACCAATCAAAAGATGTCCACCTTGGTAAATGGAATAAAATAGCCAAGGGATGTTTTGAAGTACGAGGAAAAACGCTTGGGATCATTGGGTATGGGCATATTGGAACACAAGTATCCGTACTTGCCGAATCCATGGGGATGCGTGTTGTGTTTTATGATATCATTTCCAAACTCCCACTTGGGAATGCAACCGCTGCGCATAATTATGAAGAAGTTCTAAGACAAGCTGATTTTATCTCCTTTCATGTACCGGAAACAGAAGAGACCAAAAATTTATTCCGAAAAGAACATTTACCACTTCTAAAAGATGGCTCCTATGTTTTGAATTTGTCTCGCGGAAAGGTTTTGGAAATTGATGCCCTTGTCGAAGGAATCAAATCTGGAAAAATTGCGGGAGCAGGTGTGGATGTTTTCCCAGAAGAACCTAAGTCCAATGATGATCCCTTTGTGAGCGCACTCCAAGGTTTACCAAATGTAATCCTCACACCTCATATTGGAGGATCCACTGAGGAAGCGCAAAAAAATATTGGAACAGAAGTTGCGGAAAAATTATTAAAATTCATCAACAACGGCTCTACCACTTTTTCTGTGAATTTTCCCAATATTGAACTTGGAAGTTTGAAATCCGGTTATCATCGTATTTTAAACATCCACCAAAACCAACCAGGGTTTTTACGGGACATCAACTCGATCATCTCGGATATGGGCGGAAATATCCTAACTCAAAACCTCAGCACATCAACAAACATAGGTTATTTGAGTATGGAAATCGACAAAAACCTGGGTGATGAATTGAAAGATAAAATCAAAGCCCACAAACATTCGATTCGCACTCGAATTCTCTACTAACCAACCGGGAAGGATCAGATCATCATGATGGAAGTCCTTCCCATTTTTACGAACTCACCCTTACGCAATTACACCTATCTCATTTACTCAAATCGAACAGGCGAAGTGTATTGTGTGGATCCTTATAACGCTCCACTCCTTCTCGATTTGATGAAAAAAATGGGTTTAAAACTCAAAGGGATTTTGAACACACATGAACATGGGGACCACACAGAAGGGAATTTAGAACTGAAAGAGGCAACAAATTGTCTTGTGTATGGACATACAAAGGCAAAAAATACCATCCCTGGCCTTGATACAACTCTGAAAGAAGGTGACATCTGTTTTTCGACCGAAGGCGAAAGTATTGAGGTTTGGGACACTCCTGGCCATACATTTTCCCATTTGAGTTTTGTTCATAAAAATCCAAACACCATCCTTGGGATTTTTTCAGGGGATACCTTATTCAATGTCGGTGTGGGAAATTGTTTTCGAGGTGGTGATCCGAATACCCTTTACGAAACCATAAAGAATCGATATGCCACTCTTCCCGATTCCTGTCTTTTGTATCCAGGGCATGACTACTGGGAAAATAATTTGGCATTTTCAAATCACGTGGAACCAAACCATGATTTTCGCGACCGGTTCCAAAAAACAAGGACCGAACACTTCCAATCCACTTTAGGATTGGAAAGGCAATTGAGTCCTTTTTTTCGACTTGGGTCTGGAGGAATAAAAGAGCGTCTAACAGAATTAGGTGAATCTTTCACTGATGATAGGTCCATTTTTTTACGCTTACGAAAACTAAGGGATCGTTGGTAAAATTTTCATTTTACATTTTTAAAATCTCCTTTTAGGATTTGTTATATGACAATTCTCATCATTTGCCTTTTGGTTTCAATCGCCCAAATCTACATTGCAAAAGCCTTTGTGGCAATTGCAATGGCACGCGAAGGAAAGGGGTATGACAACCACCACCCTCGTATGCAACAATCCAAACTCACTGGATGGGGGGCGCGTGCCTATGCTGCTCATCAAAATGGTTTTGAAGCCTTCGCTATGTTTGCTTGTGGTGTCTTACTCAATTTACTTTTAGAAGTTGATTTGTATTTTGCGGAAATTCTAACATTAAGTTTTGTAACCCTTCGATTTTTATACATTTACCTCTACATAGCTGACTTTTCCTATGCTCGTTCTACCATTTGGGTCATTGCCTTCCTTTGTAATTTGGGATTGTACATTTTGCCATTCATGTATTAAGGTTCCCTTTGCAAAAGTTTTTGTATTCTGTTTTACTGCTGTTATTCCTTTGTTTGGCGTATACCCTGCTTTCAGAAAAAAAAGGAGACGGAATCGAAAACAAACATTCCATCACTGATTTCCAAAAAGCCAAACGCGTGTTAAAACGATTTTACGCAAAAGTTGGAAAGGACTTCTATTGTGGTTGTGATTTTGAAAAAGATGAAGAAGAGTTAGGCCGATTCAAAATCAATCACGATTCCTGTGGTCTAAAAGCAAGAAAGGATTCCAAACGCCAAACATGGATTGAATGGGAACACGTTGTCCCCGCACATAGTTTTGGAAAAGAACGAGAGTGTTGGACAAAACCGAATTGTGAATCTGGTGGTAAACTTTTGAAAGGAAGGAAGTGTTGCACGGCCACAGATCCAGAGTTCAATTTGATCGAAGCGGATTTGCATAATATTGTGCCTGTTCCAGGGGAGATCAATGCGGACCGAGGTATCTTTCCTTTTGGAGAAATTGATGGGGAACCAAGGGCCTACGGAGATT of the Leptospira biflexa serovar Patoc strain 'Patoc 1 (Paris)' genome contains:
- the serA gene encoding phosphoglycerate dehydrogenase translates to MVSYPKGKIKVLLLENIHKDAYELFHRDGFDVTLVKDAMEEAELIEKIADVHVLGIRSKTNVTKKALDNAKKLMTIGCFCIGTNQVELEEAEKKAVPVFNAPYSNTRSVAELVIAEIIMLARKASDQSKDVHLGKWNKIAKGCFEVRGKTLGIIGYGHIGTQVSVLAESMGMRVVFYDIISKLPLGNATAAHNYEEVLRQADFISFHVPETEETKNLFRKEHLPLLKDGSYVLNLSRGKVLEIDALVEGIKSGKIAGAGVDVFPEEPKSNDDPFVSALQGLPNVILTPHIGGSTEEAQKNIGTEVAEKLLKFINNGSTTFSVNFPNIELGSLKSGYHRILNIHQNQPGFLRDINSIISDMGGNILTQNLSTSTNIGYLSMEIDKNLGDELKDKIKAHKHSIRTRILY
- a CDS encoding MBL fold metallo-hydrolase, coding for MMEVLPIFTNSPLRNYTYLIYSNRTGEVYCVDPYNAPLLLDLMKKMGLKLKGILNTHEHGDHTEGNLELKEATNCLVYGHTKAKNTIPGLDTTLKEGDICFSTEGESIEVWDTPGHTFSHLSFVHKNPNTILGIFSGDTLFNVGVGNCFRGGDPNTLYETIKNRYATLPDSCLLYPGHDYWENNLAFSNHVEPNHDFRDRFQKTRTEHFQSTLGLERQLSPFFRLGSGGIKERLTELGESFTDDRSIFLRLRKLRDRW
- a CDS encoding MAPEG family protein, whose translation is MTILIICLLVSIAQIYIAKAFVAIAMAREGKGYDNHHPRMQQSKLTGWGARAYAAHQNGFEAFAMFACGVLLNLLLEVDLYFAEILTLSFVTLRFLYIYLYIADFSYARSTIWVIAFLCNLGLYILPFMY
- a CDS encoding endonuclease → MQKFLYSVLLLLFLCLAYTLLSEKKGDGIENKHSITDFQKAKRVLKRFYAKVGKDFYCGCDFEKDEEELGRFKINHDSCGLKARKDSKRQTWIEWEHVVPAHSFGKERECWTKPNCESGGKLLKGRKCCTATDPEFNLIEADLHNIVPVPGEINADRGIFPFGEIDGEPRAYGDCDFEIHFKNAVAEPKQDIRGDIARIYLYMEWRYGIPIPEGKRDLYKSWSALDPPDTFEIRKNEIVERVQKQTNPFVDGTLKEP